One Neoarius graeffei isolate fNeoGra1 chromosome 19, fNeoGra1.pri, whole genome shotgun sequence genomic region harbors:
- the LOC132867377 gene encoding zinc fingers and homeoboxes protein 1-like, with translation MSSRRKSTTPCMVLPSDVVEQDMDLETLAGEEGIENSAEGLTEGIVVPLDSEGEHEDSLSHSAGKHPSQTAVEQSVADLTAEGNGQAETEESEDPSITGISLSKTPIMKKKPEPKRIAVSLKGAEESDSLIESEGDPESMEASITADMTHPILSDSTKPGVFVSIPSALPAEQKKPVVNPATVLPAGLAQVLSALQAQQSAQAQLLIPVSSIPTYNAAMDTNSLLVSTYKKFPYPSVSEIMGLATQTKFSEEQIKIWFSAQRLKHGVSWTPEEVEEARRKQFNGTVHTVPQTITVIPAHHLSATNGLQSILQTCQIVGQPGLVLTQVGTTNSLPGTTPITLTVAGMPSQNQASKITTSQTSSAVSETKRATTVQPPSLTPQESSALSADHFGLRPKKSKEQLAELKASYMKNHFASDAEIARLMKLTNLTKGEIKKWFSDTRYNQRNSKNNHFSIPHESSRANNSNATIVIDSSDETPQSPTPSPVKEKETRKTWNPFPDFTLQKFKEKTPEQLVILEESYQKCDTPTDEELSRLRAETKLTRREIDAWFTEKRKTPVTESSEQKTDEMDGKPSYSKGYQSPPGVKKLPKEKITKKTPEQLHVLKSAFVRTQWPSAEEYDQLAEESGLPRSYIVNWFGDTRYAWKNGNLKWYFYYQSGNLEGLNGSKGRKRRIRNRGWGRSRSRRAKKSTGSEKSPPMKFKTGKEFLKEYYLKHKFLNEQDLDELVAKSNMSYEQVREWFAEVGRKVDMGADPFEDNTGNEQEEEESEGETDMAAEEQGPSAPGDDDDDEDDEDTDDSDSWEPPQSVRKTLSGSEEH, from the exons ATGTCGAGCCGAAGGAAGTCCACCACCCCCTGCATGGTGCTTCCATCAGATGTAGTGGAGCAGGATATGGATTTGGAGACCCTTGCAGGGGAAGAAGGAATCGAGAACTCTGCAGAAGGCCTTACGGAGGGTATAGTGGTTCCACTGGACAGTGAAGGAG AGCATGAAGACAGTTTAAGCCATTCTGCAGGAAAACACCCAAGTCAAACTGCTGTCGAGCAGTCAGTCGCAGACCTGACTGCTGAAGGAAATGGTCAGGCTGAGACGGAGGAGAGTGAAGACCCATCCATCACTGGGATTTCTCTCAGCAAAACTCCCATCATGAAAAAGAAGCCTGAACCCAAAAGAATAGCCGTGTCTCTCAAGGGGGCAGAAGAGAGCGATTCGTTAATTGAAAGTGAAGGGGATCCAGAGTCAATGGAAGCATCTATTACAGCAGATATGACACACCCAATTCTTAGTGATTCCACAAAACCTGGCGTGTTTGTCAGCATTCCCAGTGCACTTCCTGCAGAGCAAAAGAAGCCAGTTGTGAACCCTGCTACAGTCCTTCCTGCTGGCCTTGCCCAGGTTCTGTCAGCCTTGCAGGCCCAGCAGAGTGCTCAGGCTCAGCTCCTGATTCCAGTGAGCAGTATTCCAACCTACAATGCGGCCATGGACACAAATTCACTGTTGGTGAGCACATACAAGAAGTTCCCGTACCCATCTGTGTCGGAGATTATGGGCCTGGCAACCCAGACCAAGTTCTCAGAGGAGCAGATAAAGATCTGGTTCTCTGCTCAGCGTTTGAAGCATGGTGTGAGCTGGACACCAGAGGAAGTTGAAGAGGCTCGAAGGAAGCAGTTTAATGGCACGGTCCACACAGTGCCTCAGACCATTACAGTCATTCCAGCTCACCATCTGTCTGCCACCAATGGGCTCCAGTCGATCCTTCAGACTTGCCAAATTGTGGGACAGCCAGGCCTTGTTCTGACACAGGTTGGCACCACAAACAGCTTGCCAGGTACCACCCCGATCACTCTGACTGTTGCAGGAATGCCAAGTCAGAACCAGGCATCCAAGATCACAACTAGTCAGACCAGCTCTGCTGTTAGTGAAACAAAAAGAGCCACGACGGTCCAGCCACCATCGCTGACTCCTCAGGAGAGCTCTGCACTCAGCGCAGATCACTTTGGCCTGCGCCCGAAGAAGTCGAAGGAACAGTTGGCTGAGCTGAAAGCTAGCTACATGAAAAACCACTTTGCCAGTGATGCCGAAATTGCCAGGCTGATGAAGTTGACCAACCTTACCAAAGGTGAGATCAAGAAGTGGTTCAGCGATACCCGCTATAACCAGCGCAATTCCAAAAACAACCACTTCAGTATACCCCATGAGAGCTCCCGGGCCAACAACAGTAATGCCACCATTGTTATTGACTCCAGTGATGAGACCCCTCAATCTCCAACACCATCGCCTGTCAAAGAGAAGGAGACGCGCAAGACCTGGAACCCGTTTCCGGACTTCACTCTGCAGAAGTTTAAGGAGAAGACTCCAGAGCAGTTGGTGATTCTAGAGGAAAGCTATCAAAAATGTGACACCCCCACAGATGAAGAACTGAGTCGCCTGAGGGCTGAAACAAAGCTCACCAGGCGGGAGATAGATGCTTGGTTCACAGAGAAGAGGAAAACTCCCGTCACAGAGTCGTCTGAACAAAAGACTGATGAGATGGATGGTAAGCCCTCCTATAGTAAAGGTTACCAGAGTCCACCTGGAGTAAAAAAGTTGCCCAAGGAAAAGATCACAAAGAAAACTCCAGAACAACTTCATGTCCTCAAGAGTGCCTTTGTACGCACTCAGTGGCCATCTGCTGAGGAATACGACCAGCTAGCTGAGGAAAGTGGGCTACCCCGGTCTTACATCGTCAACTGGTTTGGGGATACCAGGTATGCTTGGAAGAACGGTAATCTTAAGTGGTACTTCTATTACCAGAGTGGCAACTTGGAGGGTCTGAATGGCAGCAAGGGCAGGAAACGGAGGATTCGGAACCGTGGCTGGGGGAGGTCCCGCAGCAGGAGAGCCAAAAAATCCACAGGTTCAGAGAAGTCTCCACCAATGAAGTTCAAGACTGGGAAAGAGTTTCTTAAGGAATACTACTTGAAGCACAAGTTTTTGAACGAGCAAGATCTGGATGAGCTGGTAGCCAAGTCAAACATGAGTTACGAACAGGTCAGGGAGTGGTTTGCAGAAGTCGGCAGGAAGGTGGATATGGGTGCAGATCCTTTTGAAGATAACACAGGTAATGAGCAAGAAGAGGAGGAGTCAGAGGGCGAGACTGATATGGCAGCCGAAGAGCAAGGACCCTCAGCCCCCGGTGATGACGACGATGACGAGGATGATGAGGATACTGACGATAGTGATTCCTGGGAGCCCCCACAAAGTGTTCGAAAAACCTTGTCAGGGTCTGAGGAACACTGA